One Falco cherrug isolate bFalChe1 chromosome 11, bFalChe1.pri, whole genome shotgun sequence DNA window includes the following coding sequences:
- the DVL3 gene encoding segment polarity protein dishevelled homolog DVL-3 isoform X3, with protein sequence MAAAETKIIYHLDEQETPYLVKLPIPAERVTLGDFKGLLNRPNYKFYFKSMDDDFGVVKEEISDDNAKLPCFNGRVVSWLVSAEGSHSDAGSVCADNQTELPPSMERTGGIGDSRPPSFHPNTGGSRENLDNETETDSVVSSQRERPRRTDGPEHAPRVNGTVKGERRRDLGGYESSSTLMSSELETTSFFDSDEDDSTSRFSSSTEQSSASRLMRRHKRRRRKQKAPRIERSSSFSSITDSTMSLNIITVTLNMEKYNFLGISIVGQSNERGDGGIYIGSIMKGGAVAADGRIEPGDMLLQVNDINFENMSNDDAVRVLREIVHKPGPITLTVAKCWDPSPRGCFSLPRIAPQRIWAGPDSPCSDPGEPIRPIDPAAWVSHTAAMTGTYPAYGMSPSMSTITSTSSSITSSIPETERLDDFHLSIHSDMATIVKAMASPESGLEVRDRMWLKITIPNAFIGSDVVDWLYHHVEGFTDRRESRKYASNLLKAGYIRHTVNKITFSEQCYYIFGDLCGNMANLSLHDHDGSSGASDQDTLAPLPHPGAAPWPMAFPYQYPPPHPYNPHPGFPDPGYSYGGGSAGSQHSEGSRSSGSNRSGSERRKEREKTGESKSGGSGSESDHTTRSSMRRERAASERSVPASQHSQRSQHSLAHSIRSHHSQQSYGPPGLPPLFSPPMLLMPPPPSAMGPPGAPPGRDLASVPPELTASRQSFRMAMGNPSEFFVDVM encoded by the exons GGTGGTGAAAGAAGAGATCTCTGATGACAATGCCAAGCTTCCCTGCTTCAACGGCCGGGTGGTGTCCTGG CTGGTGTCTGCAGAGGGTTCCCATTCAGATGCTGGCTCGGTCTGTGCCGATAACCAAACGGAGCTGCCACCCTCCATGGAGCGCACGGGAGGAATTGGAGACTCTAGGCCCCCCTCTTTCCA CCCTAACACTGGGGGGAGTCGGGAAAACTTGGACAATGAGACAGAGACAGACTCGGTGGTATCATCGCAAAGGGAACGACCTCGTCGGACAGATGGGCCTGAGCATG CACCCAGGGTGAATGGGACAGTGAAGGGAGAGCGACGTCGAGACCTGGGCGGGTACGAGAGCTCCTCCACGCTCATGAGCAGTGAGCTGGAGACCACCAGCTTCTTCGATTCAGATGAAGATGACTCCACCAGCAG GTTTAGCAGTTCGACAGAGCAAAGCAGTGCTTCCCGTCTAATGAGGAGGCACAAGCGACGCCGGCGGAAACAGAAGGCTCCACGCATTGAGCGG TCATCGTCCTTCAGCAGCATCACAGACTCCACCATGTCCCTGAACATCATCACAGTCACGCTGAACATGG AGAAATACAACTTCCTGGGCATTTCTATTGTGGGACAGAGCAATGAGCGTGGGGATGGAGGCATTTACATTGGCTCTATCATGAAGGGCGGTGCTGTGGCAGCTGATGGCAGGATTGAGCCAGGAGACATGCTCTTGCAG GTAAATGACATCAACTTTGAGAACATGAGCAACGATGACGCTGTGCGGGTGCTGAGGGAGATTGTACACAAGCCGGG GCCAATCACCCTGACGGTGGCCAAGTGCTGGGACCCCAGCCCCCGGGGCTGCTTCTCGTTACCCAGGA tTGCTCCCCAGCGGATCTGGGCTGGGCCAGACTCTCCATGCTCCGATCCGG GTGAGCCCATCCGGCCCATCGACCCGGCAGCCTGGGTGTCTCACACAGCAGCGATGACTGGCACCTACCCAGCGTACGGTATGAGTCCATCCATGAGCACAAtcacttccaccagctcctccaTCACCAGCTCCATCCCAGAGACCGAAC GCCTGGATGATTTTCACCTGTCCATCCACAGCGACATGGCCACCATTGTTAAAGCCATGGCCTCACCAGAGTCAGGCCTGGAGGTGCGTGACCGCATGTGGCTGAAGATCACCATCCCCAATGCCTTCATTG GTTCGGATGTGGTGGATTGGCTCTATCACCATGTGGAAGGCTTTACAGACCGTCGTGAATCCCGCAAATATGCCAGCAATCTGCTGAAGGCTGGCTACATCCGACATACCGTGAACAAGATCACCTTCTCGGAGCAGTGCTATTATATCTTCGGGGACCTCTGTGGAA ACATGGCTAATCTATCTCTTCATGATCATGATGGCTCCAGCGGTGCCTCCGATCAGGACACTTTGGCTCCGCTCCCCCACCCAGGAGCTGCACCCTGGCCCATGGCTTTCCCGTATCAGTATCCACCGCCTCATCCGTACAACCCCCACCCCGGCTTCCCTGACCCAGGCTACAGCTATGGAGggggcagcgcaggcagccagcacagtgAAG GGAGCCGGAGCAGCGGTTCCAATCGCAGCGGCagtgagaggaggaaggagagagagaagactGGGGAGTCCAAGTCAGGCGGCAGCGGAAGCGAGTCGGACCACACCACAAGGAGCAGCATGCGGCGTGAGCGCGCAGCCAGCGAGCGCTCggtgccagccagccagcacagccagcgTAGCCAGCACTCTCTGGCTCACAGCATCCgcagccaccacagccagcagtCATATGGGCCTCCCGGCCTCCCCCCTCTCTTCAGCCCCCCCATGTTGCTGATGCCTCCACCACCTTCAGCCATGGGGCCCCCAGGGGCACCGCCGGGCCGTGACCTGGCCTCTGTGCCCCCCGAACTGACAGCCAGTAGACAGTCCTTCCGAATGGCCATGGGCAACCCCAGTGAGTTCTTTGTGGATGTAATGTGA